A segment of the Longimicrobium sp. genome:
CTGGTTGGACTTGTAGACCATCCACAGGCTGCCGGACTCGAGCGCGAAGTACACCGCCCCACGCCCCGGCGCGCCGATGGACGACTGGCCCCACCCCGGCAGGATCAGCGAGCGGAAGAATGCGTCGCGCGGCGAGATGCGGTAGCGCCGCTGCAGGCTGTCGGGCACATTCACGCGGGGCCGCGTGGTGTCGGGCACCATCGGCTGGCGCTGGCGCTCGCCCAGGCGCAGCGAGTCGGTGACCTGCGCGCGCGCCGGCGCGGCCGCAGCCAGCAACAGCGGCACGGTGAGCAGGGC
Coding sequences within it:
- a CDS encoding DUF5683 domain-containing protein, which produces MIPLSWRRLALLTVPLLLAAAAPARAQVTDSLRLGERQRQPMVPDTTRPRVNVPDSLQRRYRISPRDAFFRSLILPGWGQSSIGAPGRGAVYFALESGSLWMVYKSNQKLQEARELEATQHEAGILDPERTLPLVRARRNEREDWITLSVFWFFFSGADAFVSAYLRDFDRHVGVAPAPTGGAQLQVSVPVGN